A DNA window from Micromonospora inyonensis contains the following coding sequences:
- a CDS encoding YsnF/AvaK domain-containing protein, whose product MNLTEQQIRSLYGQDVQDRSGARIGSVGQVWADAAGEPTWVSVKTGVMGHHESMAPLTTARMQEGRLSVPYDKATVKSAPTVDAGTDEPLGADQIAQLYTHYGMGQQSAPKPKPQPPKPGPQGRRAAHDQQDLIRSEERLRVGTESEPAGTARLRKYVVTEDVHTTVPVEHDEVRVERTPITSADRDARPDIGEAERELTLRREHPVVRKDQIPVERVRLARDEVVEDQPIDERVRRERIDAEIPQASRRRA is encoded by the coding sequence GTGAATCTCACCGAACAGCAGATCCGTTCGCTGTACGGCCAGGACGTCCAGGACCGGTCGGGCGCCCGGATCGGCAGCGTGGGCCAGGTGTGGGCCGACGCCGCCGGGGAGCCCACCTGGGTCAGCGTGAAAACGGGTGTCATGGGGCATCACGAGTCGATGGCCCCGCTCACCACGGCCCGGATGCAGGAGGGCCGTCTGTCGGTGCCATACGACAAGGCGACCGTCAAGAGCGCGCCGACGGTCGACGCCGGCACCGACGAACCACTGGGCGCCGACCAGATCGCCCAGCTCTACACGCACTACGGCATGGGCCAGCAGTCGGCGCCGAAGCCGAAGCCGCAGCCGCCCAAGCCGGGACCGCAGGGGCGTCGTGCGGCGCACGACCAGCAGGACCTCATCCGCTCCGAGGAGCGGCTGCGGGTCGGCACGGAGAGCGAGCCGGCGGGCACCGCCCGACTGCGCAAGTACGTCGTCACCGAGGACGTGCACACCACCGTGCCGGTCGAGCACGACGAGGTGCGGGTGGAGCGCACGCCGATCACCTCGGCCGACCGGGACGCGCGCCCGGACATCGGCGAGGCGGAGCGGGAGCTGACGCTGCGGCGTGAGCACCCGGTGGTCCGCAAGGACCAGATCCCGGTCGAGCGGGTCCGGCTGGCCCGGGACGAGGTCGTCGAGGACCAGCCGATCGACGAGCGGGTACGCCGCGAGCGGATCGACGCCGAGATCCCGCAGGCAAGTCGCCGGCGCGCCTGA
- a CDS encoding DUF4190 domain-containing protein codes for MTTSKRPVRGAPRPPDHPIQAQPAAGVKTSAAATFALVFGVSALISVLTAILATVGLVLGIIGIVLGVVGLRMATRPGVTGRGVAIGGLVLSILAVLLALALAAGISTFLNNENAVDRLERRVTDLRDDLPR; via the coding sequence ATGACCACGTCCAAGCGACCCGTCCGTGGCGCTCCCCGACCGCCCGACCACCCGATACAGGCCCAGCCCGCGGCTGGCGTGAAGACCAGCGCGGCGGCGACGTTCGCCCTGGTGTTCGGCGTTTCCGCGCTGATCAGCGTGCTGACCGCGATCCTGGCGACGGTCGGTCTGGTGCTCGGCATCATCGGCATCGTCCTCGGTGTGGTCGGGTTGCGGATGGCCACGCGACCCGGAGTGACCGGACGCGGGGTCGCGATCGGCGGCCTGGTGTTGAGCATCCTGGCCGTGCTGCTCGCCCTGGCCCTGGCCGCCGGCATCAGCACCTTCCTCAACAACGAGAACGCGGTCGACCGCCTCGAACGGCGGGTCACCGACCTGCGGGACGATCTGCCCCGCTGA
- a CDS encoding O-antigen ligase family protein, producing MTAPRPTPPIGARPPVDPDAEPSSRPGLPVWPLYLMFGLALVWWLLGGLYLLWAPLAVVLAAVLLVHGRVRLPTGSALWMLLVALIALSFLRLGGNGLVGYVLRFGFVVAAFVVYLYVYNAARNGVSWQALFHPLCLFWLTVVALGWLAVIAPKLSLTTPVEMLLPRSISAERMVQALTHLKATEHNPLSRNPYYRTAAPYPYTNNWGTGFAVMVPCVLAYITSFRRGLMRTALMVSLPLALVPAFLTLNRGMFVGVGIGLCYVGVRALLRGDVRIIASIAGVAVLAVLVTFFVPVGDLISNRVENTDSTTDRLDIYRRTLVAVAESPLLGYGAPQFVDTIKVAEPLGTQGQIWLIMYSHGIPALLALVLFFLVVARRLATAVSPGGVWLSAVPVVALGVTPFYGYTDINLSVMFFAIGLAMAAVDGPVNRPRLWSTRT from the coding sequence GTGACCGCTCCCCGTCCGACGCCGCCGATCGGGGCCCGGCCCCCGGTCGACCCCGACGCCGAGCCGTCCAGTCGTCCCGGCCTGCCGGTCTGGCCCCTGTACCTGATGTTCGGGCTGGCGCTGGTCTGGTGGCTGCTCGGCGGGCTCTACCTGCTCTGGGCGCCGTTGGCGGTGGTGCTGGCGGCGGTCCTGCTGGTCCACGGCCGGGTACGCCTGCCCACCGGGTCCGCGCTCTGGATGCTGCTGGTGGCGCTGATCGCGCTCAGTTTCCTCCGGCTCGGCGGCAACGGGCTGGTCGGTTACGTGCTGCGGTTCGGGTTCGTGGTGGCGGCGTTCGTGGTCTACCTCTACGTCTACAACGCCGCCCGGAACGGGGTGTCGTGGCAGGCGTTGTTCCATCCGCTCTGCCTGTTCTGGCTGACGGTGGTGGCTCTGGGCTGGCTCGCGGTGATCGCGCCTAAACTCTCCCTGACCACCCCGGTCGAGATGTTGCTGCCCCGCAGCATCTCGGCGGAGCGGATGGTGCAGGCGTTGACCCACCTCAAGGCCACCGAGCACAACCCGTTGAGTCGTAACCCGTACTACCGGACGGCGGCGCCGTACCCGTACACCAACAACTGGGGCACCGGTTTCGCGGTGATGGTGCCGTGTGTGCTGGCGTACATCACGTCCTTCCGGCGGGGGCTGATGCGGACCGCGCTGATGGTGTCGCTGCCGTTGGCGCTGGTGCCGGCCTTCCTCACCCTGAACCGGGGCATGTTCGTCGGGGTCGGCATCGGGCTGTGCTACGTCGGCGTGCGCGCGTTGCTCCGTGGCGACGTGCGCATCATCGCCTCCATCGCGGGGGTGGCGGTCCTGGCCGTCCTGGTGACGTTCTTCGTGCCGGTCGGCGACCTGATCAGCAACCGGGTGGAGAACACCGACTCGACCACCGACAGGTTGGACATCTACCGCCGCACGCTCGTCGCCGTCGCGGAGTCACCGCTGCTGGGGTACGGCGCCCCGCAGTTCGTGGACACCATCAAGGTGGCGGAGCCACTCGGTACGCAGGGCCAGATCTGGCTGATCATGTACAGCCACGGCATTCCCGCGCTCCTGGCGCTGGTGCTGTTCTTCCTCGTCGTGGCGCGGCGGCTGGCCACCGCCGTCTCGCCGGGGGGTGTCTGGCTCAGTGCGGTGCCCGTGGTGGCGTTGGGGGTGACCCCGTTCTACGGCTACACCGACATCAACCTGTCGGTGATGTTCTTCGCGATCGGTCTGGCGATGGCGGCCGTCGACGGTCCGGTCAACCGGCCCAGGCTCTGGTCGACGCGGACCTGA
- a CDS encoding GNAT family N-acetyltransferase, protein MLIRDADTGDWPGIWPFLREIVAAGDTFTWPRDVTEEQARQMWMPPPPGRTVVAVGQDGTVLGSAKLLPNQAGPGAHVANASFMVDPAAAGRGVGRALGAHVLDLARADGYRGMQFNAVVSTNTRAVGLWRSLGFEVVGRVPEGYHLPDGRYVDLLVMYRPLGTHLRP, encoded by the coding sequence ATGCTGATCAGGGACGCCGACACCGGGGACTGGCCGGGGATCTGGCCCTTCCTGCGGGAGATCGTCGCGGCCGGGGACACCTTCACCTGGCCCCGGGACGTGACCGAGGAGCAGGCCCGGCAGATGTGGATGCCGCCGCCACCCGGCCGGACGGTCGTCGCGGTCGGCCAGGACGGCACGGTGCTCGGCTCGGCGAAGCTCCTGCCGAACCAGGCCGGGCCGGGGGCGCACGTGGCCAATGCCAGCTTCATGGTCGACCCGGCCGCCGCCGGTCGGGGGGTCGGCCGCGCCCTCGGCGCGCACGTGCTCGACCTGGCCCGCGCCGACGGCTACCGGGGGATGCAGTTCAACGCGGTGGTCTCCACCAACACCCGGGCGGTCGGGCTGTGGCGGTCGCTCGGTTTCGAGGTGGTCGGCCGGGTGCCGGAGGGCTACCACCTCCCCGACGGCCGTTACGTGGACCTGCTGGTGATGTACCGACCCCTCGGAACGCACCTCCGGCCTTGA
- the wrbA gene encoding NAD(P)H:quinone oxidoreductase, with the protein MDGRIKAAVIYYSATGVTYQMAQAACEAAGEAGAEVRLRKVRELAPEEAIRSNSGWHAHHLETQDVPEVQLDDLSWADVLIFGSPTRYGMVAAQLKQFIDSSGPLWAQGALADKVYTGFCSTATAHGGQEATLLSLYTVFYHWGGIVVTPGYTDPSQFVAGNPYGASHTSNNGETAPDDVALTATALTAKRAVQVAARLRQGTAG; encoded by the coding sequence ATGGACGGCCGGATCAAGGCAGCGGTGATCTACTACAGCGCGACGGGCGTCACGTACCAGATGGCGCAGGCGGCGTGCGAGGCTGCCGGTGAGGCCGGTGCCGAGGTGCGGCTGCGGAAGGTGCGTGAGCTGGCGCCCGAGGAGGCGATCCGGTCGAACTCCGGCTGGCACGCCCACCACCTGGAGACCCAGGACGTGCCCGAGGTCCAGCTCGACGACCTCTCCTGGGCCGACGTCCTGATCTTCGGCTCGCCCACCCGGTACGGCATGGTCGCCGCACAGCTCAAGCAGTTCATCGACAGCAGCGGCCCGCTCTGGGCGCAGGGCGCGCTGGCCGACAAGGTCTACACCGGGTTCTGCTCCACCGCGACCGCGCACGGGGGCCAGGAGGCCACGCTGCTGTCGCTGTACACCGTTTTCTACCACTGGGGTGGGATCGTGGTCACCCCCGGCTACACCGATCCCAGCCAGTTCGTCGCCGGGAACCCCTACGGCGCTTCGCACACCAGCAACAACGGCGAGACCGCCCCGGACGACGTCGCGCTGACCGCGACGGCGCTCACCGCGAAGCGGGCGGTGCAGGTGGCTGCCCGGCTGCGCCAGGGCACGGCGGGATGA
- a CDS encoding chorismate-binding protein, whose protein sequence is MTDLTTLTAVVAAGGDPGPFALLRRAGGDHLELFTGPVRPVGRLADIPLPDDGPGPRTLALVPYRQIVERGFACVDDGTPLECLEITGKGRSTLTEALRTLPDTPVVTSGAAFDLDDDEYAAIVDRVLRDEIGHGEGANFVVHRTLRARVQGPPLVAALAALRRLLVAERGAYWTFLVHTGTRILVGATPERHVSVDDGLVMMNPISGTFRYSGGVADRDALLRFLADDKEVEELYMVLDEELKMMATVAERGGQVVGPYLKEMAHLAHTEYLLAGRGTRDVREVLRETMFAPTVTGSPIENACRVIARHERTGRRYYAGVLALLGRDAEGRQTLDAPILIRTAEFTRDGELRVPVGATLVRHSTAAGEVAETHAKAAGVLAALGLRPDAPTPGPEPVARLADDPDVRATLAARNGRLARFWLDQRAPAATPPRHRALIVDGEDTFTGMLAHQLAALGLAVELRPWHRPGPVDGHDLVVVGPGPGDPRADGDKMVALRATLGTLLDAGRPTLAVCLGHQLLCGLLGLRLHRREAPYQGFQREVGLFGTVARVGFYSTFTALADTDRLDTAYGPVEVARDRADGAVHAVRGPGLAGVQFHPESVLSTDGLTVLADLLGHLLPAPAHTSPRRG, encoded by the coding sequence ATGACCGATCTCACCACCCTCACCGCTGTCGTGGCCGCCGGCGGTGATCCCGGCCCGTTCGCCCTCCTGCGCCGCGCGGGCGGCGACCACCTCGAGTTGTTCACCGGGCCGGTACGCCCGGTCGGGCGGCTCGCCGACATCCCGCTGCCCGACGACGGCCCCGGCCCCCGGACCCTCGCCCTGGTCCCGTACCGGCAGATCGTCGAACGGGGTTTCGCCTGCGTCGACGACGGCACGCCGCTGGAGTGTCTGGAGATCACCGGAAAGGGGCGCAGCACCCTGACCGAGGCGCTGCGCACCCTGCCGGACACTCCGGTGGTCACCTCCGGGGCGGCGTTCGACCTCGACGACGACGAGTACGCCGCGATCGTCGACCGGGTGCTTCGCGACGAGATCGGGCACGGCGAGGGGGCGAACTTCGTCGTCCACCGCACCCTGCGGGCCCGGGTGCAGGGGCCGCCCCTGGTGGCGGCCCTGGCCGCACTGCGCCGGCTGCTGGTCGCCGAACGGGGCGCGTACTGGACCTTCCTGGTGCACACCGGCACCCGGATCCTGGTGGGCGCCACCCCGGAACGGCACGTCAGCGTCGACGACGGGCTGGTGATGATGAACCCGATCAGCGGCACCTTCCGGTACTCCGGCGGGGTCGCCGACCGGGACGCGCTGCTGCGGTTCCTCGCCGACGACAAGGAGGTCGAGGAGCTGTACATGGTGCTCGACGAGGAACTGAAGATGATGGCCACCGTGGCGGAACGGGGCGGCCAGGTGGTCGGGCCGTACCTGAAGGAGATGGCCCACCTCGCGCACACCGAGTACCTGCTCGCCGGCCGGGGCACCCGGGACGTCCGGGAGGTGCTGCGGGAGACGATGTTCGCGCCGACCGTCACCGGCAGTCCGATCGAGAACGCCTGCCGGGTCATCGCCCGGCACGAACGCACCGGCCGGCGCTACTACGCCGGCGTGCTCGCGCTGCTCGGCCGGGACGCCGAGGGGCGGCAGACACTGGACGCGCCGATCCTCATCCGCACCGCCGAGTTCACCCGTGACGGCGAGCTGCGGGTGCCGGTCGGGGCCACGCTGGTGCGCCACTCCACCGCCGCGGGTGAGGTGGCCGAGACGCACGCCAAGGCCGCCGGGGTGCTCGCCGCGCTCGGCCTGCGCCCGGACGCCCCGACGCCCGGCCCGGAGCCGGTGGCCCGTCTCGCCGACGACCCCGACGTCCGCGCCACGCTGGCCGCCCGCAACGGCCGGCTGGCCCGCTTCTGGCTCGACCAGCGCGCCCCGGCGGCGACCCCGCCCCGCCACCGGGCGTTGATCGTCGACGGTGAGGACACCTTCACCGGCATGCTCGCCCACCAGCTCGCCGCGCTCGGCCTCGCCGTCGAGCTGCGTCCCTGGCACCGACCCGGCCCGGTCGACGGCCACGACCTCGTGGTGGTGGGGCCCGGCCCCGGTGACCCGCGCGCCGACGGCGACAAGATGGTGGCGCTGCGGGCCACCCTGGGCACCCTGCTGGACGCCGGCCGCCCGACCCTGGCGGTCTGTCTCGGCCACCAGCTCCTCTGCGGCCTGCTCGGGCTCCGGCTGCACCGCCGCGAAGCCCCCTACCAGGGGTTCCAGCGGGAGGTGGGGCTGTTCGGCACGGTCGCGCGGGTCGGGTTCTACTCCACGTTCACCGCGCTGGCCGACACCGACCGGCTGGACACCGCGTACGGGCCGGTGGAGGTGGCCCGGGACCGGGCGGACGGTGCCGTGCACGCGGTGCGCGGCCCGGGTCTGGCCGGGGTGCAGTTCCACCCGGAGTCGGTCCTCAGCACCGACGGCCTGACGGTGCTGGCCGACCTGCTCGGGCACCTGCTGCCGGCACCGGCGCATACTTCGCCGCGACGGGGGTAG
- a CDS encoding gluconokinase, whose protein sequence is MNILALDLGTSSVRGLVLDERTVPLPGALARRKMRLAVDDDGAGTLDGPGYLACLVECLDELQAAGHLRDVSMVAVSAQWHSVLPLDPAGAPLGPVLTWLDTRPEPPADRSGPADAEAFHQRTGTWWHRCYWTVRLPWLRARVPAVRFVGLAEYVLGALLGEAPMSVSQASGTGLLDLRTLDWDAEACELAGVRGGELPPLAPAGWRGGLLPEFVRRWPGLTGAAWSAPIGDGAASNVGSGCVDPRRAAVTVGTSAAVRLIQPAPAGVPLPPLPGGLWRYRVDHEHVVTGAAYSSGGNLFAWANRELRLPSGAELDAALDRVPPDGGVPADPRFGGDRPPGLAPAASGKLHGLAFSTTAVEILAGLMAGVCSRVADDLAAIESTVDQPVEVVLGGGAVTASPWWRRAFASALAPRTVRHEPNPEIGATGAALVALGRLADPADPTGIGRTDDQPSPGPAGGSRP, encoded by the coding sequence ATGAACATTCTCGCTCTGGACCTGGGCACCTCGTCGGTGCGCGGACTCGTGCTCGACGAGCGGACCGTCCCGCTGCCCGGCGCGCTGGCCCGGCGCAAGATGCGGCTCGCGGTCGACGACGACGGCGCGGGCACGCTGGACGGCCCCGGCTACCTGGCCTGCCTCGTGGAGTGTCTGGACGAGTTGCAGGCCGCCGGGCACCTTCGCGACGTCAGCATGGTCGCGGTGAGCGCGCAGTGGCATTCGGTGCTGCCGTTGGACCCCGCCGGTGCGCCGCTCGGGCCGGTGCTGACCTGGCTGGACACCCGCCCGGAGCCACCCGCGGACCGGTCCGGACCGGCCGACGCCGAGGCGTTCCACCAGCGCACCGGCACCTGGTGGCACCGCTGCTACTGGACGGTGCGCCTGCCGTGGCTACGGGCCCGGGTGCCGGCGGTCCGGTTCGTCGGGCTGGCCGAGTACGTCCTCGGCGCGCTGCTCGGCGAGGCGCCGATGTCCGTGTCGCAGGCGTCCGGCACGGGCCTGCTCGACCTGCGCACCCTCGACTGGGACGCCGAGGCGTGCGAGCTGGCCGGCGTGCGGGGCGGGGAACTGCCACCCCTGGCCCCGGCCGGCTGGCGGGGTGGGCTGCTGCCGGAGTTCGTCCGGCGCTGGCCGGGGCTGACCGGTGCGGCGTGGAGCGCGCCGATCGGTGACGGCGCGGCGTCCAACGTCGGGTCGGGCTGTGTCGACCCCCGCCGGGCCGCGGTCACGGTCGGGACGTCCGCGGCGGTGCGACTGATCCAGCCGGCTCCGGCCGGTGTACCGCTGCCGCCCCTGCCCGGCGGCCTGTGGCGCTACCGGGTCGACCACGAGCACGTGGTCACCGGTGCCGCGTACTCCTCCGGTGGCAACCTGTTCGCCTGGGCGAACCGGGAGCTGCGGCTGCCGTCGGGCGCGGAGCTGGACGCCGCCCTGGACCGGGTCCCGCCCGACGGCGGCGTGCCGGCCGACCCCCGCTTCGGCGGCGACCGGCCGCCCGGCCTCGCCCCGGCAGCCTCGGGGAAACTGCACGGCCTGGCTTTCTCGACGACCGCCGTGGAGATCCTGGCCGGGTTGATGGCCGGGGTCTGCTCTCGGGTCGCCGACGACCTCGCCGCGATCGAGTCCACCGTGGACCAGCCGGTCGAGGTGGTGCTCGGTGGGGGAGCGGTGACCGCGTCGCCCTGGTGGCGGCGGGCTTTCGCCTCCGCGCTGGCTCCCCGTACGGTCCGGCACGAACCGAACCCGGAGATCGGCGCGACGGGGGCTGCCTTGGTCGCCCTCGGCCGGTTGGCTGATCCGGCCGACCCTACGGGCATCGGCCGGACGGATGATCAGCCGTCACCGGGGCCGGCAGGAGGATCACGTCCCTGA
- a CDS encoding sensor histidine kinase has translation MGTKLTTVLIIPSVAFLVLAGVQSRGLVGQAGVLNGFAEQVTIGREITDMVHQLQQERDHSAGELAGTRVNGAETVRSDPVVTLKPLQTATDAAMQRLRRAAEPLADSDAAWRVTYSEVLEAYEQVAYIRSAIAPGVLSSETILGNYNRLIDELLNLLAEPSPGPDAPALSDAVLRYVQLARVKELASRIRAQLYVAGRAGRYGVEDQVLLTDLRAQQLTALGAFRVAATPDQIRRYDQTSLDPAFVSATRLEEQSLPVGGADPAVLPATQWWAASEQRHELLRQVEAGVLEDAVTQAAEARGAQLRQTLLVLGAIVAVLLVALLISMLIGRSIARSMRLLRGQALRIAQLELPETLERLRTVTGGVPEIEVAPAVVRSLDEIGELAEAFVAVHRSAVSVAMEQAAMRRNVNAMFVNLARRSQVLVERQLELLDELEREESDPDQLENLFKLDHLAARMRRNDESLLVLSGSDSRRRWKQPVGLDAVLLAAGAEIEQYQRVRHESVADLYVVGHAVGELVHLLAELLENATAFSRKDTVVRVNARAVADGAVVEIADEGLGMSPSVLAQTNRLLASPPLADVAASERMGLFVVGHLAARHDIEVRLCDGRREGLVARVTLPAVLLAPAPERDVHAPASRRMLTAAVAGAAGAAPVTRRTGRGAGAALRPTRTAGIEPGGEPRSAGLPVAGRLPDPATGPRPVPTRAEDVLAPANGAAASGTSSWWSRKGPPAATSGVGTPTQPATPVTGGVNARGLPVRVPMAQLAAVTRSAQPAAPPPRHDPDPEAVGGMLSRLYRGVRRAEAEDDTREITMPDDTREIPVPPTGVRSEGEQH, from the coding sequence ATGGGGACCAAACTGACCACTGTGCTGATCATCCCGTCGGTGGCGTTCCTCGTGCTGGCCGGCGTCCAGAGCCGGGGTCTGGTCGGTCAGGCCGGCGTGCTCAACGGGTTCGCCGAGCAGGTGACGATCGGTCGGGAGATCACCGACATGGTGCACCAGCTCCAGCAGGAGCGGGACCACTCCGCGGGCGAGCTGGCGGGGACCCGCGTGAACGGCGCGGAGACGGTGCGCAGCGACCCGGTGGTTACGCTCAAGCCGTTGCAGACCGCGACGGACGCGGCGATGCAGCGGCTCCGGCGGGCCGCCGAACCGCTTGCGGACTCCGACGCGGCGTGGCGGGTGACGTACTCGGAGGTCCTGGAGGCGTACGAGCAGGTCGCCTACATCCGATCGGCGATCGCCCCGGGGGTGCTAAGCAGCGAGACGATCCTGGGCAACTACAACCGGCTCATCGACGAGCTGCTCAACCTCCTGGCCGAGCCCTCGCCGGGTCCGGACGCGCCCGCGCTCAGCGACGCGGTGCTGCGCTACGTACAGCTCGCCCGGGTCAAGGAGCTGGCCTCCCGGATCCGGGCCCAGCTCTACGTCGCCGGCCGCGCCGGCCGGTACGGGGTGGAGGACCAGGTCCTCCTGACCGACCTGCGGGCCCAACAGCTCACCGCGTTGGGTGCCTTCCGGGTGGCGGCGACCCCCGACCAGATCCGCCGCTACGACCAGACCTCACTGGACCCGGCCTTCGTGTCGGCGACCCGGCTGGAGGAGCAGAGTCTGCCGGTGGGCGGCGCCGATCCGGCCGTCCTGCCGGCCACCCAGTGGTGGGCGGCCAGCGAGCAGCGCCACGAGCTGCTGCGGCAGGTCGAGGCGGGAGTGCTGGAGGACGCGGTGACCCAGGCCGCCGAGGCGCGCGGGGCGCAGTTGCGGCAGACCCTGCTGGTGCTCGGTGCGATCGTCGCGGTGCTGCTGGTGGCACTGCTGATCTCGATGCTGATCGGCCGGTCGATCGCCCGGTCCATGCGGTTGCTACGCGGCCAGGCGCTGCGGATCGCCCAGCTCGAACTCCCCGAGACGCTGGAACGCCTGCGGACTGTCACCGGTGGGGTACCCGAGATCGAGGTCGCCCCGGCGGTGGTCCGCTCGCTGGACGAGATCGGTGAGCTGGCCGAGGCGTTCGTCGCGGTGCACCGCAGCGCGGTCAGCGTCGCGATGGAGCAGGCGGCGATGCGCCGCAACGTCAACGCCATGTTCGTCAACCTGGCCCGGCGCAGTCAGGTGCTGGTCGAGCGGCAGTTGGAGCTGCTGGACGAGTTGGAACGGGAGGAGAGCGACCCGGACCAGCTGGAGAACCTGTTCAAGCTGGACCACCTGGCCGCCCGGATGCGTCGTAACGACGAGAGCCTGCTGGTGCTCTCCGGCTCGGACTCGCGCCGCCGCTGGAAACAGCCCGTCGGGTTGGACGCGGTGCTGCTCGCCGCCGGCGCCGAGATCGAGCAGTACCAGCGGGTGCGGCACGAGTCCGTGGCCGACCTGTACGTCGTCGGGCACGCGGTGGGGGAGCTGGTGCACCTCCTGGCCGAGCTGCTGGAGAACGCCACCGCGTTCTCCCGGAAGGACACCGTCGTGCGGGTGAACGCCCGCGCGGTGGCCGACGGCGCGGTCGTCGAGATCGCCGACGAGGGACTGGGCATGAGCCCGTCGGTGCTGGCGCAGACGAACCGGCTGCTGGCCAGCCCACCGCTGGCCGACGTGGCGGCGTCCGAGCGGATGGGGCTGTTCGTGGTGGGGCACCTGGCCGCCCGCCACGACATCGAGGTGCGGCTCTGCGACGGACGGCGGGAAGGGCTGGTCGCCCGCGTGACGCTGCCCGCGGTGCTGTTGGCGCCGGCTCCCGAGCGGGACGTGCACGCCCCGGCGTCGCGGCGGATGCTGACCGCCGCGGTGGCCGGCGCGGCGGGCGCGGCCCCGGTGACCCGGCGCACCGGCCGGGGCGCGGGTGCGGCCCTGCGTCCCACCCGCACCGCCGGCATCGAGCCGGGGGGCGAGCCCCGCTCGGCCGGGCTTCCGGTCGCCGGACGGCTGCCGGACCCGGCGACCGGGCCACGACCGGTGCCGACGCGGGCCGAGGACGTCCTCGCCCCGGCGAACGGTGCGGCGGCGTCGGGAACGAGCAGCTGGTGGTCGCGGAAGGGGCCGCCGGCCGCCACCTCGGGCGTCGGGACGCCGACGCAGCCGGCCACTCCGGTGACCGGCGGGGTGAACGCACGCGGCCTGCCGGTGCGGGTGCCGATGGCGCAGCTCGCCGCGGTGACCCGGTCGGCGCAACCGGCCGCGCCGCCGCCCCGGCACGATCCGGATCCGGAGGCGGTCGGCGGCATGCTGTCCCGGCTCTACCGCGGGGTGCGCCGGGCCGAGGCCGAGGACGACACCAGGGAGATCACCATGCCGGACGACACCCGGGAGATTCCCGTGCCGCCGACCGGCGTGCGCAGCGAAGGGGAGCAACATTGA
- a CDS encoding roadblock/LC7 domain-containing protein, translated as MTLSQEARDLSWLVSAFTERVPGVAHAIVVSSDGLLVAISDHLPRDNADKLAAVTSGLMSITAGAAQMFDGDIVKQTVVEMGRGYFLVMQIRDGSILATLVAGDADIGVVGYEMARLAKQAGEMLTPALRAELQQALPR; from the coding sequence ATGACGCTGAGTCAAGAGGCACGTGACCTGAGCTGGCTGGTCAGCGCGTTCACCGAACGGGTGCCCGGTGTCGCGCACGCGATCGTGGTCTCCTCCGACGGGTTGCTGGTGGCGATCTCCGACCACCTGCCTCGGGACAACGCCGACAAGCTGGCCGCGGTGACCTCCGGACTGATGAGCATCACGGCCGGGGCGGCCCAGATGTTCGACGGCGACATCGTCAAGCAGACGGTGGTGGAGATGGGCCGGGGCTACTTCCTCGTCATGCAGATCCGTGACGGCTCGATCCTGGCCACTCTGGTGGCGGGGGACGCGGACATCGGCGTGGTCGGGTACGAGATGGCCCGGCTGGCCAAGCAGGCCGGCGAGATGCTGACCCCGGCGCTGCGGGCGGAGTTGCAGCAGGCACTGCCGCGCTGA